A window from Thalassophryne amazonica chromosome 15, fThaAma1.1, whole genome shotgun sequence encodes these proteins:
- the LOC117526630 gene encoding serine/threonine-protein kinase Nek2-like has protein sequence MSYFEDYEVLCSVGSGSFGTCQKIKRKSDGKILVWKVVRYREMKKDQLKRLLSEVKILMDLSHRNIVQYFHHFVDLEQKKLYIVMEHCEGGDLDTLIERYQIRGMFLSENFILRILLQLASALMHCHRRPDRTVVLHQDLKPANVFLDKNLNVKLGDFGLAEVLPSKEHVCTGRAGTPLYMSPEKINESQYDERSDIWSLGCLLYKLCAFVPPFTDGRGKTLEERINRGTFSRIPVYYSNFLDSIIRDMLQVNPFRRPSAADILHQLTERFIKEEVRSPRQPDHRLPQSVSVQNIRHRKKEAQAPQKKTGAAVNVSVITTNQRGSVYRLFVC, from the exons ATGTCTTATTTTGAGGATTATGAGGTTTTGTGTTCTGTTGGCTCTGGCTCATTTGGAACATGTCAGAAAATTAAGAGAAAGTCTGATGGCAAA ATTCTGGTGTGGAAGGTGGTGAGGTACAGGGAGATGAAGAAGGATCAACTGAAGCGTCTGCTGTCAGAGGTGAagatcctgatggacctcagccaccgAAATATCGTTCAGTACTTCCATCACTTTGTAGACTTGGAGCAGAAAAAGCTCTACATTGTGATGGAGCACTGTGAGGGTGGAGATCTGGACACCCTCATTGAACGCTACCAAATCAGAGG GATGTTTCTGTCCGAGAACTTCATCCTTCGTATTCTACTGCAGTTGGCTTCAGCACTGATGCATTGTCACAGACGGCCGGACAGAACTGTTGTGCTGCACCAGGATTTGAAACCAGCAAATGTTTTCCTGGACAAGAACCTAAACGTGAAGCTGGGTGACTTTGGTCTGGCTGAGGTCCTCCCCAGTAAGGAGCATGTCTGCACGGGTAGAGCAGGGACTCCTCTTTACATGAGTCCG GAGAAGATCAATGAGTCACAGTATGATGAGCGATCAGACATCTGGTCTCTGGGGTGTCTGCTGTACAAGCTGTGTGCCTTCGT GCCTCCATTTACTGATGGACGAGGGAAAACGCTGGAAGAACGCATCAATCGTGGAACGTTCAGCAGAATCCCTGTCTACTATTCCAACTTCCTGGACTCAATCATTAGGGACATGCTGCAAGTCAAT CCCTTCAGGAGGCCGTCGGCAGCAGACATCCTCCACCAGCTGACTGAGAGATTCATCAAGGAAGAGGTGAGATCACCACGTCAGCCTGATCATCGTCTTCCTCAGTCCGTGTCTGTGCAAAACATCAGGCACAGAAAAAAAGAAGCACAGGCACCACAGAAGAAGACGGGCGCAGCCGTGAATGTGAGTGTTATCACCACCAACCAGAGAGGTTCTGTTTACAGACTGTTTGTCTGTTAG